One segment of Alnus glutinosa chromosome 2, dhAlnGlut1.1, whole genome shotgun sequence DNA contains the following:
- the LOC133859848 gene encoding serine/threonine-protein kinase BLUS1 isoform X2, whose product MEYVSEKKFPVNANDYKLYEEVGEGVSASVYRALCVPLNEIVAIKVLDLEKCNNDLDGIRREVQTMTLIDHPNVLRAHCSFTTSHSLWVVMPYMAGGSCLHIMKSAYPEGFEEAVIATLLREVLKALVYLHAHGFIHRDVKAGNILIDSNGAVKLADFGVSACMFDTGDRQRSRNTFVGTPCWMAPEVMQQLHGYDFKADIWSFGITALELAHGHAPFSKYPPMKVLLMTLQNAPPGLDYERDRKFSKSFKEMVATCLVKDPKKRPTSEKLLKHPFFKHARPYDYLARAILEGLSPLGDRFRMLKAKEADLLVQNKALYGDKEQLSQQEYIRGISAWNFNLEDLKTQAALIQDDGMPNSEDLDACKKQKDRHDGVGFPAERLSHESANHSNAPPNQEDGFDDLESSLASFPIKPLQALKGCFDVFEDDVIASSPRAVDQENGRNEGECSGQSSILPRHVIPEHKIFLSGTLLPENALSPKKVIGDGERDHLQSKFQGDRSYSGSLLYRQKKDGNNISSVEDTSEGSVVQRKGRFKVTSADLSPKGPTNGIVGPISGGSTSPTTPNLTPASILQSLQCIFQQNVMQREELIKLIKYVEQTYGKHAESAEAVTSDLLQMPPSTTRERELQSKLIHLQQSIRSLDEELQRHKMKNAQLERQINALVNKEEKV is encoded by the exons ATGGAGTATGTGTCAGAGAAAAAATTCCCTGTCAATGCAAATGACTATAAGTTATATGAAGAAGTTGGTGAAGGTGTCAGCGCCTCCGTATACAGGGCTCTCTGCGTTCCACTTAATGAGATAGTTGCAATCAAGGTTCTTGATCTGGAAAAGTGCAATAATGACCTG GATGGTATCCGGCGAGAGGTACAAACAATGACCTTGATTGATCATCCAAATGTGTTACGGGCGCATTGTTCTTTCACTACTAGCCACAGCCTTTGGGTTGTGATGCCATACATGGCTGGTGGGTCCTGCCTTCATATAATGAAATCTGCCTATCCTGAAGGTTTTGAGGAGGCTGTTATTGCTACTTTATTGCGTGAGGTTCTGAAAGCTCTTGTTTATCTTCATGCCCATGGATTTATCCATAGAGATGTGAAG GCTGGGAATATCTTAATTGATTCTAATGGTGCAGTCAAGCTAGCTGATTTTGGTGTATCAGCATGCATGTTTGATACTGGAGATAGGCAACGTTCCAGAAATACTTTTGTTGGGACTCCATGCTG GATGGCTCCAGAAGTTATGCAGCAATTGCATGGTTATGACTTCAA AGCGGACATATGGTCATTTGGAATAACAGCACTTGAACTTGCTCATGGCCATGCCCCATTTTCTAAGTACCCGCCAATGAAA GTTTTGTTGATGACTTTACAAAATGCACCTCCAGGTTTGGACTATGAAAGGGACAGAaaattttcaaag TCTTTCAAAGAGATGGTAGCCACTTGCTTGGTGAAGGATCCAAAAAAACGTCCAACTTCAGAAAAGCTATTGAAGCACCCTTTTTTCAAACATGCACGCCCATATGATTATTTGGCTCGTGCCATTCTTGAGGGCCTTTCTCCTTTAGGTGATCGTTTTAGGATGCTGAAG GCAAAAGAGGCCGATCTTCTTGTGCAGAACAAAGCTCTCTATGGGGATAAGGAGCAGTTATCGCAG CAAGAGTACATTCGAGGCATAAGTGCCTGGAATTTCAACCTTGAAGATTTAAAAACTCAGGCTGCCCTT ATTCAGGATGATGGCATGCCAAATTCTGAAGATCTGGATGCTTGCAAGAAGCAAAAAGACAGGCATGATGGTGTTGGATTTCCAGCAGAGAGACTGTCCCATGAAAGCGCCAACCATTCAAATGCTCCACCTAATCAGGAG GACGGGTTCGATGATTTAGAGAGTTCACTTGCTTCATTTCCTATAAAACCTCTTCAAGCACTCAa AGGTTGTTTTGATGTCTTTGAGGATGATGTGATTGCGAGTAGTCCTAGAGCTGTGGATCAAGAGAATGGAAGAAATGAGGGTGAGTGTTCCGGACAGAGTAGTATTTTACCACGTCATGTCATTCCTgagcataaaatttttttgagCGGTACACTACTACCAGAGAATGCTCTTTCTCCTAAAAAGGTTATTGGTGATGGGGAAAG GGATCATCTACAATCCAAATTTCAAGGCGACCGTAGCTATAGTGGTTCATTGTTGTATCGTCAGAAGAAAGATGGCAATAACATTTCATCCG TTGAGGATACGTCAGAAGGATCAGTTGTACAGCGTAAGGGGCGCTTTAAGGTCACTTCAGCAGACCTCAGTCCCAAG GGTCCAACGAACGGCATAGTTGGCCCAATTTCTGGGGGTTCAACCAGTCCAACAACCCCTAACCTTACACCTGCGTCAATTCTCCAGTCTCTGCAATGTATTTTTCAGCAGAACGTCATGCAAAGG GAAGAACTTATTAAATTGATCAAGTATGTGGAGCAAACCTATG GCAAGCATGCAGAGTCAGCTGAGGCTGTCACAAGTGACCTGTTGCAG ATGCCTCCTTCTACCACCAGGGAGAGAGAGCTGCAGTCTAAGCTGATTCATCTGCAACAAAG TATTAGGAGCCTTGATGAGGAATTGCAGAGGCATAAGATGAAAAATGCCCAG TTAGAAAGGCAAATAAATGCTTTGGtgaacaaagaggaaaaagtcTAG
- the LOC133859848 gene encoding serine/threonine-protein kinase BLUS1 isoform X1, which produces MEYVSEKKFPVNANDYKLYEEVGEGVSASVYRALCVPLNEIVAIKVLDLEKCNNDLDGIRREVQTMTLIDHPNVLRAHCSFTTSHSLWVVMPYMAGGSCLHIMKSAYPEGFEEAVIATLLREVLKALVYLHAHGFIHRDVKAGNILIDSNGAVKLADFGVSACMFDTGDRQRSRNTFVGTPCWMAPEVMQQLHGYDFKADIWSFGITALELAHGHAPFSKYPPMKVLLMTLQNAPPGLDYERDRKFSKSFKEMVATCLVKDPKKRPTSEKLLKHPFFKHARPYDYLARAILEGLSPLGDRFRMLKAKEADLLVQNKALYGDKEQLSQQEYIRGISAWNFNLEDLKTQAALIQDDGMPNSEDLDACKKQKDRHDGVGFPAERLSHESANHSNAPPNQEDGFDDLESSLASFPIKPLQALKGCFDVFEDDVIASSPRAVDQENGRNEGECSGQSSILPRHVIPEHKIFLSGTLLPENALSPKKVIGDGERDHLQSKFQGDRSYSGSLLYRQKKDGNNISSVEDTSEGSVVQRKGRFKVTSADLSPKGPTNGIVGPISGGSTSPTTPNLTPASILQSLQCIFQQNVMQREELIKLIKYVEQTYGKHAESAEAVTSDLLQMPPSTTRERELQSKLIHLQQSIRSLDEELQRHKMKNAQSWDVQLERQINALVNKEEKV; this is translated from the exons ATGGAGTATGTGTCAGAGAAAAAATTCCCTGTCAATGCAAATGACTATAAGTTATATGAAGAAGTTGGTGAAGGTGTCAGCGCCTCCGTATACAGGGCTCTCTGCGTTCCACTTAATGAGATAGTTGCAATCAAGGTTCTTGATCTGGAAAAGTGCAATAATGACCTG GATGGTATCCGGCGAGAGGTACAAACAATGACCTTGATTGATCATCCAAATGTGTTACGGGCGCATTGTTCTTTCACTACTAGCCACAGCCTTTGGGTTGTGATGCCATACATGGCTGGTGGGTCCTGCCTTCATATAATGAAATCTGCCTATCCTGAAGGTTTTGAGGAGGCTGTTATTGCTACTTTATTGCGTGAGGTTCTGAAAGCTCTTGTTTATCTTCATGCCCATGGATTTATCCATAGAGATGTGAAG GCTGGGAATATCTTAATTGATTCTAATGGTGCAGTCAAGCTAGCTGATTTTGGTGTATCAGCATGCATGTTTGATACTGGAGATAGGCAACGTTCCAGAAATACTTTTGTTGGGACTCCATGCTG GATGGCTCCAGAAGTTATGCAGCAATTGCATGGTTATGACTTCAA AGCGGACATATGGTCATTTGGAATAACAGCACTTGAACTTGCTCATGGCCATGCCCCATTTTCTAAGTACCCGCCAATGAAA GTTTTGTTGATGACTTTACAAAATGCACCTCCAGGTTTGGACTATGAAAGGGACAGAaaattttcaaag TCTTTCAAAGAGATGGTAGCCACTTGCTTGGTGAAGGATCCAAAAAAACGTCCAACTTCAGAAAAGCTATTGAAGCACCCTTTTTTCAAACATGCACGCCCATATGATTATTTGGCTCGTGCCATTCTTGAGGGCCTTTCTCCTTTAGGTGATCGTTTTAGGATGCTGAAG GCAAAAGAGGCCGATCTTCTTGTGCAGAACAAAGCTCTCTATGGGGATAAGGAGCAGTTATCGCAG CAAGAGTACATTCGAGGCATAAGTGCCTGGAATTTCAACCTTGAAGATTTAAAAACTCAGGCTGCCCTT ATTCAGGATGATGGCATGCCAAATTCTGAAGATCTGGATGCTTGCAAGAAGCAAAAAGACAGGCATGATGGTGTTGGATTTCCAGCAGAGAGACTGTCCCATGAAAGCGCCAACCATTCAAATGCTCCACCTAATCAGGAG GACGGGTTCGATGATTTAGAGAGTTCACTTGCTTCATTTCCTATAAAACCTCTTCAAGCACTCAa AGGTTGTTTTGATGTCTTTGAGGATGATGTGATTGCGAGTAGTCCTAGAGCTGTGGATCAAGAGAATGGAAGAAATGAGGGTGAGTGTTCCGGACAGAGTAGTATTTTACCACGTCATGTCATTCCTgagcataaaatttttttgagCGGTACACTACTACCAGAGAATGCTCTTTCTCCTAAAAAGGTTATTGGTGATGGGGAAAG GGATCATCTACAATCCAAATTTCAAGGCGACCGTAGCTATAGTGGTTCATTGTTGTATCGTCAGAAGAAAGATGGCAATAACATTTCATCCG TTGAGGATACGTCAGAAGGATCAGTTGTACAGCGTAAGGGGCGCTTTAAGGTCACTTCAGCAGACCTCAGTCCCAAG GGTCCAACGAACGGCATAGTTGGCCCAATTTCTGGGGGTTCAACCAGTCCAACAACCCCTAACCTTACACCTGCGTCAATTCTCCAGTCTCTGCAATGTATTTTTCAGCAGAACGTCATGCAAAGG GAAGAACTTATTAAATTGATCAAGTATGTGGAGCAAACCTATG GCAAGCATGCAGAGTCAGCTGAGGCTGTCACAAGTGACCTGTTGCAG ATGCCTCCTTCTACCACCAGGGAGAGAGAGCTGCAGTCTAAGCTGATTCATCTGCAACAAAG TATTAGGAGCCTTGATGAGGAATTGCAGAGGCATAAGATGAAAAATGCCCAG TCTTGGGATGTGCAGTTAGAAAGGCAAATAAATGCTTTGGtgaacaaagaggaaaaagtcTAG
- the LOC133861096 gene encoding uncharacterized protein LOC133861096 codes for MGSSGPRFPVTHKSLSLDIKGNKTDVVLCSYDDHFLVIATQIGAMGTILHARKEEGVSIEPTFNVSAVFGKRDEPMLLACARRLIEHISTSGSSRPLVLSLGLRDHTAETLKEIASAVIENRLW; via the exons ATGGGCAGCTCAGGTCCTCGCTTTCCTGTCACCCACAAGAGTCTCTCGTTGGATATTAAG GGGAATAAAACAGATGTAGTCCTTTGCAGTTATGATGATCATTTTCTT GTAATTGCAACTCAAATAGGAGCTATGGGGACAATACTGCATGCCAG GAAGGAGGAAGGGGTGTCAATCGAGCCAACATTCAACGTGTCTGCAGTGTTTGGCAAACGAGATGAG CCAATGCTACTGGCATGTGCTCGTCGATTAATTGAACACATCAG CACCTCTGGCTCCTCCAGGCCGTTGGTGCTCTCTCTAGGACTCAGGGACCATACTGCG GAGACACTGAAGGAAATTGCTTCTGCTGTGATTGAGAACCGCCTGTGGTAG